The proteins below are encoded in one region of Paraburkholderia phenazinium:
- a CDS encoding TraB/GumN family protein: MYFQLTGTHVRLLGSMHLFSASSPRTPAWVVQAFDWAEALVFESDAQAILPFLKREGGQSLEHALPQEVWRRLDASWPSAGVLAPLGELRPWAAMMAAPTLCQRVVEGVEPRMLREAAAQAKPYRYLETAEEVVASLESIPLSAICTGLELLLADVTEPQRTLERMQAAWLQGDLQAIYDVAAESPIFSLPGIRSAILDARNCAWAPRVRETLDTPKRTLVVVGALHLCGPGNLIERLQYPVEQIPFSD; the protein is encoded by the coding sequence ATGTATTTTCAGCTCACCGGTACCCATGTGCGGTTGCTCGGCTCGATGCATCTGTTTTCCGCTTCCAGTCCGCGAACGCCCGCTTGGGTCGTGCAGGCGTTCGATTGGGCGGAAGCGCTGGTCTTCGAGTCCGATGCGCAGGCCATCTTGCCGTTTCTCAAGCGAGAGGGCGGGCAGTCGCTTGAGCACGCGTTGCCGCAGGAGGTCTGGCGCAGACTGGACGCATCGTGGCCGTCCGCCGGGGTGCTGGCGCCGCTCGGCGAGTTGCGTCCTTGGGCCGCGATGATGGCGGCCCCTACGCTGTGCCAACGGGTGGTAGAAGGTGTCGAGCCAAGGATGCTCAGGGAAGCCGCGGCGCAAGCGAAGCCGTACCGGTATCTGGAAACCGCCGAGGAGGTGGTGGCCTCGCTCGAATCGATTCCGTTGTCGGCGATCTGCACCGGGCTCGAATTGCTGCTCGCGGATGTGACTGAGCCGCAGCGCACGCTCGAGCGCATGCAGGCCGCGTGGCTGCAGGGTGATCTCCAGGCGATCTACGATGTAGCGGCCGAATCGCCGATATTCAGCTTGCCTGGGATTCGCAGCGCGATCCTCGACGCGCGCAATTGCGCGTGGGCGCCGCGCGTGCGGGAAACCTTGGATACGCCGAAACGCACGCTGGTGGTGGTTGGCGCGCTTCATCTGTGCGGACCAGGCAACCTGATCGAACGACTGCAATATCCCGTCGAGCAGATTCCCTTCAGCGACTGA
- a CDS encoding GNAT family N-acetyltransferase: MNEPQHPTAKPHPGFEWRWKYFDDLTTAEVYAMLAARSEVFVIEQNCLYGDIDGLDIQAWHLFALGPHEGRPKLAGYLRVLLPDDSDADIRIGRVLTTANFRGMGLGNQLLERAVGHIAKQWPGVPMRLHAQAHLQAFYGAFGFKPVSDVHEEDGIPHVWMRSA; encoded by the coding sequence ATGAACGAGCCGCAGCATCCCACAGCCAAGCCGCATCCAGGTTTCGAATGGCGCTGGAAGTATTTCGACGACCTGACCACCGCCGAGGTCTACGCGATGCTGGCCGCGCGCAGCGAGGTATTCGTGATCGAGCAGAATTGCCTGTACGGCGATATCGACGGCCTCGATATCCAGGCATGGCATCTGTTTGCGTTGGGTCCTCACGAAGGCCGGCCAAAGCTGGCGGGCTACCTGCGCGTATTGCTACCTGACGACAGCGATGCCGACATCCGCATAGGCCGCGTGCTGACCACTGCGAATTTTCGCGGCATGGGGCTCGGTAACCAGCTGCTCGAGCGCGCGGTCGGGCACATCGCCAAACAATGGCCCGGCGTGCCGATGCGCCTGCATGCTCAGGCACACCTGCAAGCGTTCTATGGCGCGTTCGGTTTCAAGCCGGTCTCGGACGTACACGAGGAAGACGGCATCCCGCACGTCTGGATGCGCTCGGCCTGA
- a CDS encoding copper chaperone PCu(A)C, whose translation MNLKTRSLAALGCTLALSFGFAATAEAASPQAISAQHAWVRWLPSDLPAAGYVTLVNSSDKPVDLTDISSDDYEGAMLHQTVSNGSTQKMVMVDKLTVPAHGQVAIAPGGYHIMLEHAQHKIAPGDTVHLKLQFSDGETLNAPFAVKSPAQAN comes from the coding sequence ATGAACCTCAAAACCCGATCTCTCGCCGCGCTGGGCTGCACGCTCGCCCTCTCCTTTGGCTTCGCCGCCACCGCTGAAGCGGCCTCACCACAGGCCATTTCGGCGCAGCACGCGTGGGTGCGCTGGCTGCCGAGCGATCTGCCCGCCGCCGGCTACGTGACACTCGTCAACTCGAGCGACAAGCCGGTCGATCTCACCGACATCTCGAGCGACGACTACGAGGGTGCGATGCTGCATCAGACGGTGTCCAACGGTTCGACGCAGAAGATGGTGATGGTCGACAAGCTGACGGTGCCCGCGCATGGCCAGGTCGCCATCGCGCCGGGCGGATATCACATCATGCTGGAGCACGCGCAGCACAAGATCGCACCCGGCGATACCGTGCATCTGAAACTGCAGTTCTCGGATGGGGAAACGCTCAACGCACCATTTGCCGTCAAGTCGCCTGCACAGGCTAACTGA
- a CDS encoding SCO family protein — protein MVRRPRAAQRLLPQRFLTRGLLALGMAMTLGLLAGCTHKEEPWHLTNVTGHLPDLDFSLTSDDGKPVTGDAFKGDISLVYFGYTHCPDVCPETMARLMQVLAALGPDAQHVRILFITVDPARDTPKELHDYVGAFDAQHVVGLTGSDGQIESMARKYRVAYQMEKRDPTGNYEVTHSSAVYVFDAQGHARLLATDRDAPDAVAADLRRIIDNHS, from the coding sequence ATGGTTCGTCGTCCGCGTGCGGCGCAGCGTCTGTTGCCGCAACGGTTCCTGACGCGGGGACTGCTGGCGCTAGGCATGGCCATGACGCTCGGGCTGCTCGCCGGCTGTACGCACAAGGAAGAGCCATGGCACCTGACGAACGTGACCGGCCATCTGCCCGATCTCGATTTCTCGCTCACCAGCGATGACGGCAAGCCCGTCACAGGCGACGCCTTCAAGGGCGATATCTCGCTCGTCTACTTCGGCTACACGCATTGCCCGGACGTCTGCCCCGAAACCATGGCGCGACTGATGCAGGTGCTCGCCGCCCTCGGCCCGGACGCACAGCACGTGCGCATCCTGTTCATCACTGTCGACCCGGCGCGCGACACGCCCAAGGAACTCCATGATTACGTAGGCGCTTTCGACGCGCAGCACGTCGTGGGCCTGACCGGCAGTGACGGTCAGATCGAATCGATGGCGCGCAAATATCGCGTTGCCTATCAGATGGAAAAGCGCGATCCGACCGGCAACTACGAAGTCACCCATAGCTCGGCCGTCTATGTCTTCGATGCGCAAGGCCATGCGCGCCTGCTCGCCACCGATCGCGATGCACCCGACGCGGTCGCCGCCGATCTGCGTCGTATCATTGACAACCATTCCTGA
- the otsB gene encoding trehalose-phosphatase, whose amino-acid sequence MQAPPAVLSLSETAFFFDFDGTLVELAPTPDGVLVQPEVVTLLTELRRLTNGAAAVVSGRGIESIDGLLGMPDLPIAGLHGAERRDSNGDTQRIGFHDERLLRMEQVLAEVVNANAGMLLEIKGAALALHYRNAPDREPVARAATERLVADYPGSYVLQPGKMVYEIKPKDVDKGRSVRAFLDEPPFTGRRPVFAGDDLTDEKGFAVVNELGGVSIKVGPGDTIARSRLDSVGALLGWLDAIVTAARSA is encoded by the coding sequence ATGCAAGCACCTCCGGCTGTTCTGTCTCTGAGCGAGACGGCATTTTTCTTCGATTTCGACGGCACCCTCGTCGAATTGGCCCCCACGCCCGATGGCGTGCTGGTGCAGCCTGAGGTCGTCACACTGCTGACCGAGCTGCGCCGCCTCACCAACGGCGCCGCGGCGGTGGTGTCGGGACGTGGCATCGAGAGCATCGACGGCTTGCTCGGCATGCCCGATTTGCCGATCGCGGGGCTGCACGGCGCTGAGCGGCGCGATTCGAACGGTGACACGCAGCGCATCGGCTTTCATGACGAACGCCTGTTGCGCATGGAACAGGTGCTGGCGGAGGTCGTCAACGCAAACGCCGGCATGCTGCTCGAAATCAAGGGAGCAGCGCTCGCGCTGCACTATCGCAACGCGCCGGATCGTGAGCCCGTGGCGCGTGCCGCCACTGAGCGGCTGGTGGCCGACTACCCTGGCTCCTACGTGTTGCAGCCCGGCAAGATGGTCTACGAGATCAAACCGAAGGACGTCGACAAGGGTCGCTCAGTGCGGGCGTTTCTCGATGAGCCGCCGTTCACCGGCCGCCGGCCGGTTTTTGCCGGCGACGATCTGACCGACGAGAAGGGCTTCGCGGTCGTCAACGAACTCGGCGGCGTGTCGATCAAGGTCGGCCCAGGCGACACGATTGCGCGCTCGCGGCTCGATTCGGTGGGCGCCTTGCTCGGCTGGCTCGACGCCATCGTCACCGCGGCGCGCAGCGCATGA
- the otsA gene encoding alpha,alpha-trehalose-phosphate synthase (UDP-forming), protein MSRLIIVSNRVAPISEGGPAAGGLAVGVYDALKETGGMWFGWSGDVVSSGQPQISVEERGPVTFATIALVRRDYDQYYRGFSNATLWPAFHYRADLLQYDRHDFGGYCRVNTWLAQQLVPLLRADDVIWVHDYHLIPFAQALRAAGVKNRIGFFLHIPFPASQVLLAVPPHRELVEALCSFDLLGFQTAPDLRAFCDYIVNEANGSVEASAGGPAVVQAFGRTLKASAYPIGVYPDEIAELAKAGERGKPVRTMKATLHSRKLIMSVDRLDYSKGLVERFRAFERLLEHSPAQRNKVSFLQIAPPTRADLNAYQDIRLQLEGESGRINGRFAELDWAPILYIHRQYERSVLAALFRTAHVGFVTPLRDGMNLVAKEYVSAQDPEDPGVLVLSRFAGAAQELDGALIVNPVDIDGMAEALATALSMPLVERQSRYRDMMVRLRENNVSVWRDNFMRDLQASGTVVDGEEGTPAVGRESLAR, encoded by the coding sequence ATGAGCCGACTGATTATCGTATCGAACCGGGTCGCGCCGATCTCGGAAGGCGGCCCGGCGGCAGGCGGTCTGGCGGTCGGCGTCTACGATGCGCTGAAGGAAACCGGCGGCATGTGGTTTGGCTGGAGCGGCGACGTGGTCAGCTCCGGGCAACCGCAGATCAGCGTGGAAGAGCGCGGCCCGGTGACTTTCGCCACCATTGCGCTGGTGCGGCGCGATTACGACCAGTACTACCGCGGCTTTTCGAATGCCACTTTGTGGCCGGCGTTTCACTACCGCGCGGATCTGCTGCAATACGACCGGCATGACTTCGGCGGTTATTGCCGCGTCAACACCTGGCTCGCGCAGCAACTCGTGCCGCTGTTACGCGCTGACGACGTGATCTGGGTTCATGACTATCATCTGATCCCGTTTGCGCAGGCCTTGCGTGCGGCGGGCGTCAAGAATCGTATTGGCTTCTTTCTGCATATCCCGTTTCCGGCCTCGCAGGTGTTGCTGGCGGTGCCACCGCATCGCGAACTTGTCGAAGCGCTGTGCTCGTTCGACCTGCTCGGCTTCCAGACCGCGCCCGACCTGCGCGCGTTTTGCGACTACATCGTCAACGAGGCTAACGGCAGCGTCGAAGCGTCCGCTGGGGGCCCGGCTGTCGTGCAGGCGTTTGGCCGGACCTTGAAGGCATCGGCGTATCCGATCGGCGTTTATCCGGACGAGATCGCCGAACTCGCGAAAGCAGGCGAGCGCGGCAAGCCGGTGCGCACGATGAAGGCGACGCTGCACTCGCGCAAGCTCATCATGAGCGTCGACCGCCTCGACTATTCTAAGGGGCTGGTGGAGCGGTTCCGGGCCTTCGAGCGTCTGCTTGAGCATTCCCCGGCGCAGCGCAACAAGGTTTCGTTTCTACAGATTGCACCGCCGACCCGGGCCGACCTGAACGCCTATCAGGACATCCGTCTGCAACTGGAAGGCGAATCGGGGCGTATCAATGGCCGTTTTGCCGAGCTCGACTGGGCGCCGATTCTCTACATTCATCGTCAGTACGAGCGGTCGGTGCTGGCGGCGCTGTTTCGCACGGCGCACGTTGGTTTCGTCACGCCGTTGCGTGACGGCATGAACCTCGTCGCCAAGGAGTATGTGTCGGCGCAGGATCCGGAAGATCCGGGCGTGCTGGTGCTGTCGCGTTTCGCGGGGGCAGCGCAGGAACTGGACGGCGCGCTGATCGTCAATCCGGTGGATATCGACGGCATGGCAGAGGCGCTAGCGACTGCGTTGTCGATGCCGCTGGTCGAGCGTCAGTCGCGTTATCGCGACATGATGGTGCGCTTGCGCGAGAACAACGTCTCGGTGTGGCGCGATAACTTCATGCGCGATTTGCAGGCGTCGGGCACGGTGGTGGACGGCGAGGAGGGGACGCCAGCGGTCGGCCGT